ACTCACCGGAAAAGCGGGAGGTAGCCGTATCGACTTTCATCCGGGATGGCTTTGCCGGCATTAAAGTTGAGGACCAGGGAATCGGCATCTATCAGGCCGACCTGGAACACATTTTTGAGCCCTTTTATCGGGCACAGGAGGAGACCGCCCGGCGGCTGGCGGGTGCCGGTCTGGGCCTGGCTCTCGTCAAGCATACCATGGAGGCCCACAAGGGGAGAGTGGAAGTGCGCAGCGCTCTCGGGAAAGGAAGTGCCTTTACGCTCCTCTTTCCAACGGAGGTGGATCGTGAGACGGATTCTGATCGTTGAGGATGATCCGGCCATCGTAAAGGGCCTGGAAGCCAGTCTGAAGGAGGAACACTATCAGGTTCTTTCAGCCCTGGACGGTGAAGCGGGCTATCAACTGGCCAAAGGAGAGAACATTGACCTGATCATCCTCGATGTTATGCTGCCCAGGAAAAACGGTGACGAAATCTGCCGTGATCTGCGCGCCGGGGGCATCGAGACACCGATTATCATGCTCACCAGCAGGAAAGAGGAGCTGGACAAGGTACTGGGATTAGAACTGGGCGCTGACGATTACGT
The DNA window shown above is from Candidatus Neomarinimicrobiota bacterium and carries:
- a CDS encoding response regulator, giving the protein MRRILIVEDDPAIVKGLEASLKEEHYQVLSALDGEAGYQLAKGENIDLIILDVMLPRKNGDEICRDLRAGGIETPIIMLTSRKEELDKVLGLELGADDYV